The Toxorhynchites rutilus septentrionalis strain SRP chromosome 3, ASM2978413v1, whole genome shotgun sequence genome includes a region encoding these proteins:
- the LOC129778793 gene encoding adult cuticle protein 1-like, producing the protein MKCVIAAVVIALAVAAEASWGPWGTVVQSNVPAWPAAHWAGAYGAWPAAAHWGGAHWGGAWPAAAHWGVPAASVAHHAGVVPGAVSVNANRGSVHVAPLAGHAISQKQLNLAPAPGTI; encoded by the exons ATGAAG TGCGTCATTGCCGCTGTTGTCATTGCCCTCGCCGTTGCTGCGGAAGCCAGCTGGGGACCATGGGGAACCGTCGTGCAGTCTAATGTTCCAGCGTGGCCAGCAGCTCATTGGGCTGGTGCTTACGGAGCGTGGCCAGCTGCCGCTCACTGGGGAGGAGCCCACTGGGGTGGTGCCTGGCCAGCCGCTGCTCATTGGGGAGTTCCAGCTGCCTCGGTTGCTCACCATGCCGGAGTTGTTCCCGGAGCTGTTTCCGTGAATGCCAACCGTGGATCTGTTCATGTCGCTCCACTTGCAGGTCACGCCATCTCTCAGAAGCAGCTTAACCTCGCTCCAGCTCCAGGAACCATCTAA